A single genomic interval of Antechinus flavipes isolate AdamAnt ecotype Samford, QLD, Australia chromosome 1, AdamAnt_v2, whole genome shotgun sequence harbors:
- the STK17A gene encoding serine/threonine-protein kinase 17A, producing MIPPEEAAAAAGAAGTGVPPERARGRTRGLLRDIRTPVCREPFQERYGLSPGRELGRGKFAVVRKCVKKDSGKEFAAKFMRKRRKGQECRMEIIHEIAVLELAQGNQRIINLHEVYETSSEMILVLEYAAGGEIFDQCVAEREEAFKEKDVQRLMRQILEGVSFLHAHNVVHLDLKPQNVLLTSESPLGDIKIVDFGLSRMMESSEELREIMGTPEYVAPEILSYDPISTATDMWSIGVLAYVMLTGISPFLGDDKQETFLNISQMNVSYSEEEFDVVSEAAVDFIKALLVKRPEDRATAEECLSHPWLTQGSGPDPPLRLRSLLEESSGAPEEAGGAEPPAGAEKPDAEELVLVASYVLGPCRQSEKEKRQPKAISKRFRFEEPPLLQEMAGEFIY from the exons ATGATTCCCCCGGAGGAGGCTGCGGCGGCGGCCGGAGCGGCCGGGACCGGGGTCCCTCCGGAGCGGGCGCGGGGTCGGACGCGGGGCCTGCTGAGGGACATCCGCACCCCGGTGTGCCGGGAGCCCTTCCAGGAGCGCTACGGCCTGAGCCCGGGCCGCGAGCTGGGCAG AGGCAAATTTGCAGTGGTCAGGAAATGTGTCAAGAAAgattctggaaaagaatttgCAGCAAAATtcatgaggaaaagaagaaaaggccaAGAATGCCGGATGGAAATAATTCACGAGATCGCGGTCCTTGAGCTAGCCCAGGGCAACCAGCGCATCATCAACTTACACGAAGTCTATGAAACCTCGTCAGAAATGATCTTAGTGCTGGAATA TGCTGCTGGAGGTGAAATTTTTGACCAATGTGTAGCTGAGAGAGAAGAGGCTTTTAAGGAGAAGGATGTGCAGAGGCTCATGAGGCAGATTCTAGAAGGCGTCTCCTTTTTACACGCCCACAACGTGGTCCATCTGGATTTGAAG CCCCAGAACGTCCTCCTGACAAGTGAGTCTCCTTTGGGGGACATCAAGATCGTAGATTTTGGCCTTTCCAGAATGATGGAGAGCAGTGAGGAGCTCAGAGAAATTATGGGCACACCTGAATACGTGG CCCCAGAGATCCTCAGCTACGACCCGATCAGCACGGCGACAGACATGTG GAGCATCGGGGTCTTGGCGTACGTCATGCTCACCGGGATATCCCCCTTCCTGGGGGACGACAAACAGGAAACGTTTCTGAACATCTCCCAGATGAACGTCAGCTACTCCGAGGAGGAGTTTGACGTGGTGTCCGAGGCGGCCGTGGACTTCATCAAAGCGCTGCTGGTGAAGAGACCTGA GGACCGGGCCACAGCCGAGGAGTGTCTGAGCCATCCCTGGCTGACCCAGGGCAGCGGCCCCGATCCCCCCTTGCGGCTCCGGAGCTTGCTGGAAGAGTCCAGCGGCGCCCCAGAGGAGGCGGGGGGGGCCGAGCCGCCGGCCGGGGCCGAGAAGCCGGACGCGGAGGAGCTGGTGCTGGTGGCTTCCTACGTGCTGGGCCCCTGCCGCCAgtcagagaaggagaagaggcaGCCCAAGGCCATCTCCAAGCGGTTCAGGTTCGAGGAGCCGCCGCTGCTGCAGGAGATGGCCGGCGAGTTCATCTACTAG